One Arachis hypogaea cultivar Tifrunner chromosome 2, arahy.Tifrunner.gnm2.J5K5, whole genome shotgun sequence genomic window, TTGTTGCCGCATTTTCAACATCTTTTGGAAGATTCTACTATCAATCATAACCCTAATTGTTCTTTTATTCATCATATCCCTTGTCATAGTTCAACCAAGACCCTTCAAATTCTCTGTCACACAAGCAAATCTCACACAATTCAACTACACTAGCACTAATACATTGTTACATTACAAACTTGTACTAAATTTCACTTCACATAACCCAAACAAAAAGCTTGCAATCTACTATGACAAAGTTGAGGGCAATGTGTTCTACCAAGGTTCTAGATTCTCCACAATTGATGTCATCACATGGCTGAATTCTTTCAGACAAGATTCTAACCACACGGATAGGATGAGTGGTGTGTTCAAGGGGACAAAAGTTTTGGTTCTTGATCAAAGTCAACGCTCTAAGTTTGACCAAGACAAGAGAGATGGGGATTTCGATATTTATGTGAAGTTGCATTTTGACATAAGGTTTAGGCTTggtgattttatatttaataatattaactcAAAAGCTACGGTTAAGTGTGGGATTAAGGTTCCTTTGAGTGATTCTAATGGGAAAGTGGTAGGTGCTAGATTTGAGCCCAAGAAGTGCAATGTTGATATCAAGTGGGTTTAGAAATTAGAGTATAGCTCCTTCTCATTTTAAAGGTTTTGAGTTCAAATCTTACTAAGTGTAAGTGAGGAGAAAAATTTGGTAAATGTGCGAGGAATGTATGGGTATGTTATATGGTACTTAAGATACCtaggattgaaaaaaaaaaaattagagtataGAATTGTGTTGTTTTATTTATCATTACTTCTTGATTCGTTGGATTCCTTTTGGGTCCTTTGTTTTAAGAGTTACTCATATACGTGTATAGCTTAATAGCTTATATTTGCTTAATTTCCAtgtagtaaaataaaatatatatatatatgagtatatCCTAGATGGTATTTAAATATATGATAAGATCTGCTAGCTGTAGCGTATGAAGTTTGACTTTTAATCTCTGGCTTCGTTTTCTATTAatgattacaaaaatatttttggaataccaaaattagttattaaaatttatta contains:
- the LOC112757958 gene encoding NDR1/HIN1-like protein 10, giving the protein MAENKQSQLNGSYYGPSIPPNNNRRRRNCCCRIFNIFWKILLSIITLIVLLFIISLVIVQPRPFKFSVTQANLTQFNYTSTNTLLHYKLVLNFTSHNPNKKLAIYYDKVEGNVFYQGSRFSTIDVITWLNSFRQDSNHTDRMSGVFKGTKVLVLDQSQRSKFDQDKRDGDFDIYVKLHFDIRFRLGDFIFNNINSKATVKCGIKVPLSDSNGKVVGARFEPKKCNVDIKWV